The Pyrobaculum sp. 3827-6 genome has a segment encoding these proteins:
- the csx1 gene encoding CRISPR-associated CARF protein Csx1 has product MERKMRFLLIAPWGNPPQWRKAKYRVEVKHPALRIEAEDVENCSSTAALAKQLGKTGDVDVLIFGMDTAIPPADQELRKAVEEKYREWADKLDVKADVVSLPGIGLYHGWHFKATALHIFNKALHAILQKAEKLKPSFIVVDLTHGVNYQTVAVLYAAVAASVLLDLEGRTIIYNSEPYPPNHMSEKCVSGDRQVPDKTEPPGLAVLDVTELQSVIRAIRQLSALKSLAPSRIDTPREMPQELCPRFEKVVTSYMLLASGAAALLFPNARYVGREPAIYKPGSGSGGLPPPPDEVNRDDETHTVSYGEADASYPIQAALHYLERELDKLKAEDLAAFLNKAAGHYEKAGVALVSQVLRTTADELGLMAKAAEVMADKGVLERREGAVRLAQREVAALFENSKRILEIKDADALRDAWEDALREAEALLRSESRKGISERALRNLLAHGGFAYTVVKEVAVRGGKVVEAVYDGEKVAELVEMLKPPRCRETIGD; this is encoded by the coding sequence ATGGAGAGAAAGATGAGATTTCTCCTAATAGCGCCATGGGGAAACCCACCCCAGTGGCGCAAAGCCAAATACCGCGTTGAGGTCAAGCACCCCGCCCTCCGGATAGAGGCCGAGGACGTGGAGAACTGTAGCTCCACCGCGGCTCTGGCGAAACAGCTCGGAAAGACAGGAGACGTTGATGTCCTCATCTTCGGCATGGACACAGCCATACCCCCCGCCGACCAGGAGCTTAGGAAGGCAGTCGAGGAAAAATACAGAGAGTGGGCGGACAAACTCGATGTCAAGGCGGACGTGGTGTCGCTCCCCGGCATCGGCCTCTACCACGGCTGGCACTTCAAGGCCACGGCTCTGCACATCTTCAACAAGGCGCTACACGCCATCCTCCAGAAGGCGGAGAAGTTGAAACCCAGCTTCATAGTCGTCGACTTAACCCACGGCGTGAACTACCAAACCGTCGCCGTGCTCTACGCCGCCGTAGCCGCCTCAGTGTTGCTGGACCTAGAAGGCAGGACAATTATCTACAACTCGGAACCATATCCGCCCAACCACATGTCGGAGAAGTGCGTCTCAGGTGATAGGCAGGTGCCAGACAAAACCGAGCCCCCCGGCCTCGCGGTACTCGACGTAACGGAGCTACAGAGCGTCATAAGGGCTATCAGACAGCTCTCGGCACTGAAATCGCTAGCCCCCTCAAGAATTGATACGCCGAGAGAGATGCCCCAGGAGCTGTGCCCCAGATTCGAGAAGGTCGTCACCTCCTACATGTTGCTGGCCTCCGGAGCCGCCGCCTTGTTGTTCCCCAACGCTAGGTACGTGGGGAGGGAACCGGCGATATACAAGCCGGGCTCCGGATCCGGCGGCCTGCCGCCGCCCCCCGACGAAGTGAATCGCGACGACGAAACGCACACCGTCTCCTACGGAGAGGCCGACGCCTCGTACCCCATCCAAGCGGCTCTCCACTACCTCGAAAGGGAGCTCGACAAGCTGAAGGCGGAGGACCTAGCCGCCTTCCTCAACAAAGCGGCCGGCCACTACGAAAAGGCCGGCGTGGCCTTGGTGAGCCAGGTGCTCAGAACGACAGCCGACGAGCTGGGGCTCATGGCCAAGGCCGCCGAGGTCATGGCCGACAAGGGCGTGCTGGAGAGGAGGGAGGGGGCCGTGAGGCTGGCGCAACGCGAAGTCGCCGCCCTCTTCGAGAACAGCAAGAGAATCCTGGAGATTAAAGACGCCGACGCTCTGAGAGACGCGTGGGAAGACGCGTTGCGCGAAGCCGAGGCGCTCCTCAGGAGTGAGAGCAGAAAGGGCATCTCGGAGAGAGCCCTGCGCAACCTGCTAGCCCACGGCGGCTTCGCCTACACCGTGGTGAAGGAGGTCGCTGTGAGGGGCGGCAAGGTAGTCGAGGCGGTCTACGACGGAGAGAAAGTTGCTGAGCTGGTCGAGATGCTCAAACCGCCTAGATGTCGGGAAACTATTGGCGATTAA
- the cas10 gene encoding type III-A CRISPR-associated protein Cas10/Csm1, translating into MSGASHNYREYVVAALLHDIGKLIRRAKLCSNEQAKSHVEHSVEFVDKIGEALKAAGLDVELVKRLVREHHENGGIAPYDRAAAKERLPGDDILSQGLAVPGRREQEIPLLIYDADEKELYVPPCPLPERLDEAEELRPARELDKVPPDKVCRCYMKSYEELMRMAGELNKLAMDYMQLVETLVYVLKATASFVPAAVYGVEKPDTSLYAHSILAAALASAGGEFMLVSIDVGKIQEYITRARTTTWAMAILRGRSLRITLLQKIAARRLIDELNKRLGGDVVTHANILMDTGGEVVLLIPKVEGLDEVATRLEEDVLQESEGTLSIYVAYSGPHRLHDIGKFEELMKELSRRVLERKLTYKLYPKPSNTGNAKSRVGAYSFHNDVCQFCGRPAKTASISRFGETLELCNLCNDEFKAGLAARNLQAIMIGKGLSVEHAKIGGCELASMSILGYTAVVAGGECDVDTLAVVAAGGSLYSINTRRFVRKRDKVAYGFVYTNQHLPTTEAGEVASLDGLGDRSVFAKLDANSMGLRKAKSSSRPSLFVTFSTAVSTAYELYPALLAGRGAYSQSLYVIFSGGDDAMVVGDPAALDYVSEVARYAESWGFRTAIGAKIESYDYPIYYAFTDAEERLEKAKEINREESLAVLAESPLVYVNARTLAEIYRGARGLVEGLAEEERIRNIDRVTRLIYSKVLDLYRATELCASDRSIDGRRMAAKALVELAYIINRRGEELGEKLKELENITGLPMDPQKFAAFYAPLLQCRETQQLRRALARGIVAINLIHLMLKGRR; encoded by the coding sequence ATGAGTGGCGCTAGCCACAATTATAGGGAGTACGTAGTCGCCGCGTTGCTCCACGACATAGGGAAGCTGATAAGGAGGGCTAAGCTGTGTAGCAACGAGCAGGCGAAGAGCCATGTAGAGCACAGCGTTGAGTTCGTCGACAAGATCGGCGAAGCGTTGAAGGCGGCCGGACTGGACGTCGAACTTGTCAAAAGGCTCGTGAGGGAGCATCATGAGAACGGCGGCATAGCGCCGTATGATAGGGCCGCGGCTAAGGAGAGGCTTCCAGGAGACGACATCCTAAGCCAAGGCCTGGCCGTCCCCGGCCGGAGGGAGCAGGAGATCCCATTGCTTATCTACGACGCAGACGAGAAAGAGCTCTACGTCCCGCCCTGCCCGCTACCGGAGAGACTGGACGAAGCCGAGGAGCTAAGGCCTGCGAGGGAGCTGGACAAAGTCCCCCCAGACAAAGTCTGCCGTTGCTACATGAAGTCCTATGAGGAGCTTATGAGGATGGCCGGGGAGCTCAACAAGCTCGCCATGGACTACATGCAACTTGTCGAGACGTTGGTGTACGTCTTAAAGGCGACGGCGTCCTTCGTGCCGGCGGCTGTATACGGCGTCGAGAAGCCCGACACGTCGCTTTACGCCCACTCAATCCTCGCGGCGGCGTTGGCGTCGGCAGGCGGCGAGTTCATGCTGGTGTCCATAGACGTGGGTAAGATCCAGGAGTACATCACGCGCGCCAGGACGACGACATGGGCAATGGCAATTCTGCGCGGCAGATCTCTCAGGATCACGCTGTTGCAGAAGATAGCCGCGCGGAGGCTGATCGACGAGCTGAACAAGAGGCTGGGAGGCGACGTCGTGACCCATGCAAACATCCTAATGGACACAGGCGGCGAGGTAGTGCTACTGATACCCAAGGTGGAGGGCCTCGACGAGGTAGCCACGAGGCTTGAGGAGGACGTGCTACAAGAGTCGGAAGGCACCCTCAGCATATACGTCGCCTACTCGGGACCCCACAGACTACACGATATAGGCAAATTCGAGGAACTGATGAAGGAGCTCTCCCGCAGGGTCTTAGAGAGGAAGCTTACGTACAAGCTCTATCCCAAGCCCTCCAATACGGGCAATGCCAAGTCCAGAGTCGGCGCCTACAGCTTCCATAACGACGTGTGTCAGTTCTGCGGAAGGCCCGCGAAGACGGCGTCGATCAGTAGGTTCGGCGAGACGTTAGAACTGTGCAACTTGTGTAATGATGAGTTCAAGGCCGGGCTCGCCGCCAGAAATCTACAGGCAATCATGATAGGCAAAGGGCTGTCAGTGGAGCACGCGAAAATAGGCGGGTGCGAGTTGGCCTCTATGTCGATATTGGGCTATACAGCCGTGGTTGCCGGTGGCGAATGCGACGTAGACACGCTCGCGGTTGTAGCCGCCGGGGGCTCCCTATACTCCATAAACACTCGGCGCTTCGTCAGAAAGCGCGATAAAGTTGCCTACGGTTTTGTCTACACAAACCAACACCTGCCGACGACGGAGGCAGGGGAGGTCGCCAGCCTCGATGGCCTAGGCGACAGGTCGGTCTTCGCAAAGCTAGACGCGAACTCCATGGGCCTTAGAAAGGCCAAGTCGTCGAGTAGGCCCTCCCTATTTGTTACCTTCTCCACGGCGGTGAGCACGGCGTATGAGCTCTACCCCGCTCTACTCGCCGGGAGGGGGGCATACAGCCAGTCGCTGTACGTGATATTCTCCGGCGGTGACGACGCCATGGTTGTGGGAGATCCCGCGGCCCTCGACTACGTCTCCGAGGTGGCCCGATACGCAGAGTCGTGGGGCTTCCGGACGGCTATAGGCGCCAAGATTGAGTCCTACGACTACCCCATATACTACGCGTTTACAGATGCCGAGGAGCGGCTAGAGAAGGCCAAGGAGATCAACAGAGAGGAGAGCCTAGCCGTCCTCGCCGAGAGCCCCCTGGTATACGTTAACGCCCGCACCCTCGCCGAAATCTATAGAGGTGCGAGGGGATTAGTCGAGGGCCTTGCGGAAGAGGAAAGGATAAGGAACATAGACCGCGTGACGAGGCTGATATACAGCAAGGTGCTCGATCTCTACAGAGCTACGGAGCTCTGCGCATCTGACAGATCAATAGATGGGAGGAGGATGGCCGCCAAGGCGTTGGTGGAGCTGGCATACATCATCAACAGGCGTGGAGAGGAGCTCGGCGAGAAACTAAAGGAGTTGGAGAATATTACTGGACTTCCTATGGATCCGCAGAAGTTCGCGGCGTTCTACGCACCCCTGTTGCAGTGCAGGGAAACCCAACAGTTGAGGCGCGCCCTCGCCAGAGGAATAGTAGCCATAAACCTAATCCACCTGATGCTCAAAGGCAGGAGGTAG
- a CDS encoding CRISPR-associated DxTHG motif protein: MEIWRHAALLSSTVAVCRIARRTAMGTKSLYLATWGNPLEWLAVEYQCGGGERRSGFASVVCAEADRYVVYVLDSVITASGGGQGRPPNRDAVEAARSAGLSVDEKDGRVAISPPQCEGWRRYVREYIGALARRAGVEASVVATAAVGRLGGRLYRGTPDLVLSELIHGLWREVEALGPPSGQLRIAVDVTHGVNFMPTVALWAARLIASLALAAGYEKAVVQAYNATPGEWHYVKVYSEEVTHIQFPRPPARPAPRALYYGAPLHYAHLCREEAEPPDPTRHPQCNGAEVHYPTPHVKPLDLYEAILTKAACPQTPPTLRQLMQWHLVKALAPTARRVVEHELNNIANRAQAINKCTKLADLLPYAADDPQPCRDDNRNFVAHAGLLASHTTICPHGDDHQLIIDIEKTKPCLEK; encoded by the coding sequence TTGGAAATATGGAGGCACGCGGCGCTACTCTCGTCGACGGTAGCCGTGTGCAGAATCGCCAGACGCACGGCCATGGGCACTAAATCGCTGTACCTCGCCACGTGGGGCAACCCCCTCGAGTGGCTCGCCGTGGAGTACCAATGCGGCGGCGGGGAGAGGAGAAGCGGCTTCGCCTCCGTCGTCTGCGCAGAGGCAGACCGCTACGTCGTATACGTCCTCGACAGCGTAATAACCGCCTCGGGGGGAGGCCAAGGCAGGCCCCCCAACAGAGACGCCGTGGAGGCCGCCAGGTCAGCCGGCCTATCCGTCGACGAGAAAGACGGCAGGGTCGCCATCTCCCCGCCCCAGTGTGAGGGCTGGAGGAGGTACGTGAGGGAGTACATCGGGGCCCTGGCCCGCCGCGCCGGCGTCGAGGCGTCGGTGGTGGCCACCGCGGCTGTGGGGAGGCTCGGCGGGAGGCTCTACCGGGGCACCCCCGACCTCGTCCTCTCAGAGCTCATCCACGGCCTCTGGAGAGAGGTGGAGGCCCTGGGGCCCCCCTCGGGACAGCTCCGCATAGCGGTAGACGTCACCCACGGCGTAAACTTCATGCCCACCGTCGCCCTCTGGGCCGCCAGGCTAATCGCCTCCCTAGCCCTAGCCGCCGGCTACGAGAAGGCGGTCGTCCAGGCCTACAACGCCACCCCCGGCGAGTGGCACTACGTAAAGGTATACAGCGAGGAGGTGACCCACATCCAGTTCCCACGCCCCCCAGCCAGGCCCGCCCCCCGCGCCCTCTACTACGGAGCCCCCCTCCACTACGCCCACCTATGCAGAGAAGAGGCCGAGCCCCCCGACCCCACCAGACACCCCCAGTGCAACGGCGCCGAGGTCCACTACCCAACACCCCACGTAAAGCCCCTCGACCTATACGAGGCAATCCTCACAAAAGCCGCCTGCCCCCAGACGCCCCCCACCCTCAGACAGCTGATGCAGTGGCACCTAGTCAAGGCCCTCGCCCCCACAGCCCGCAGAGTCGTCGAACACGAACTCAACAACATCGCCAACCGCGCCCAGGCCATAAACAAATGCACAAAACTAGCCGACCTCCTCCCATACGCCGCCGACGACCCCCAGCCCTGCAGAGACGACAACCGCAACTTCGTAGCCCACGCCGGCCTCCTGGCAAGCCACACCACCATATGCCCACACGGCGACGACCACCAGCTAATCATCGACATAGAAAAAACCAAACCCTGCCTAGAAAAATAA
- the csm3 gene encoding type III-A CRISPR-associated RAMP protein Csm3, protein MSAAPTLKLKYVVEISFKLETFGLLIRSGKAKEIMGLADIMPVSIEYPYSINNSTYILTVPYIPASSLKGRARSLLETALGLPLYTTDGKIYLHTRIVKNIIYDEDPYCPVDNVFGTPAIPPNIVSEDKKFVVECWAPSRAVFRDLFPSVEYIRRLCDAKGGCEGVQLADFLEEKWENRIDRITSTADPRNIMRLKPGVEFEGKIHFLVYDLDVCRKQICDEKSSRSKLINEQYNGKPALYYLDMLVDSLQLVERTYLGASGTRGYGTVKFKDINVAVFDVGGKKVDGKGASDLGGLKNIVKGLKLTCE, encoded by the coding sequence ATGAGCGCCGCGCCGACTCTAAAACTGAAGTACGTAGTCGAGATAAGCTTCAAACTGGAGACGTTCGGGTTGCTCATCAGGAGCGGCAAGGCCAAGGAGATAATGGGACTCGCCGACATAATGCCCGTGTCCATAGAATATCCCTACTCCATAAACAACTCGACATATATCCTGACAGTTCCCTACATACCGGCTAGCTCCTTGAAAGGCCGCGCCAGATCCCTCCTAGAGACCGCCCTAGGCCTTCCCCTATACACCACCGACGGGAAGATATACCTCCACACGAGAATAGTGAAGAACATTATATACGACGAAGATCCCTACTGCCCCGTCGATAACGTCTTCGGAACCCCAGCCATACCTCCCAACATCGTTTCCGAGGATAAGAAGTTCGTGGTGGAGTGCTGGGCGCCAAGCAGGGCGGTATTTAGAGACTTGTTCCCGAGCGTAGAGTACATAAGGCGGCTCTGCGACGCTAAAGGCGGATGCGAGGGGGTACAACTGGCCGACTTCCTAGAGGAGAAATGGGAGAACAGGATCGACAGAATCACAAGCACCGCCGATCCTAGAAACATCATGAGGCTGAAGCCTGGCGTCGAGTTCGAGGGCAAGATACACTTCTTAGTATACGACCTCGACGTGTGTAGGAAGCAGATATGCGATGAGAAGTCTAGCAGGAGTAAATTGATAAATGAGCAATATAATGGAAAGCCGGCGCTGTACTACCTCGACATGCTCGTAGACTCGCTCCAGCTAGTCGAGAGGACATACCTAGGCGCGTCCGGCACGAGGGGCTACGGCACGGTAAAGTTCAAGGACATCAACGTCGCTGTGTTCGACGTAGGTGGCAAGAAAGTCGACGGAAAGGGCGCGAGCGATTTGGGCGGCTTGAAGAATATAGTGAAGGGGCTGAAGCTGACTTGCGAGTGA
- a CDS encoding CRISPR-associated protein: MAILKLRVATPLFVLKGGAVVSGLDAFYKDGRLYLVDPTHPALVSRAATLEDVVKLASADPPRYAYAAYPAPPIPPNTEVKIGTAPPASTIKGVLRTAYLLAVLAKDSAVAGQFLQSVRDALQEKLHPKYVASRGEAIVFKRHLGRRTFDIFNLMRVKEGAFNANHRVYKIDVVEGGAIKTSIYAVGLAPDSVLEYEIEVRPFVKESGEKELWLTEQELKDALDTFAREVAAFERERRGYAACDRGMRLGFGAGRRWKTVLNFVEKKDPTLFGDIERYMSTKLNRVWDDKTVKTAEEKPVGWVCYEWR, encoded by the coding sequence ATGGCTATCCTGAAGCTGAGGGTCGCTACGCCTCTCTTCGTCTTGAAGGGAGGCGCCGTCGTGAGCGGGCTCGATGCATTCTACAAAGACGGGCGCCTCTACTTGGTGGACCCTACACATCCGGCGTTGGTCTCGAGGGCCGCCACCTTGGAGGATGTGGTGAAGCTCGCCTCGGCAGACCCGCCACGCTACGCCTACGCCGCGTACCCCGCGCCGCCCATTCCCCCAAACACCGAGGTGAAGATAGGAACGGCGCCGCCAGCTTCGACCATCAAGGGCGTATTAAGAACAGCGTATCTGCTGGCCGTATTGGCTAAGGACAGTGCGGTAGCCGGCCAGTTCTTGCAGTCTGTGCGGGATGCTTTGCAAGAGAAGCTACATCCAAAATACGTGGCGTCCCGCGGCGAAGCGATAGTGTTCAAGCGCCACCTAGGGAGGCGCACTTTCGATATATTCAACCTGATGCGGGTAAAGGAGGGCGCATTTAATGCGAACCACAGGGTCTATAAGATAGACGTAGTCGAGGGCGGCGCGATAAAGACGTCCATTTACGCCGTGGGGCTGGCCCCCGACTCTGTCCTTGAGTACGAGATAGAGGTCCGGCCCTTCGTCAAGGAGAGCGGGGAGAAAGAGCTGTGGCTGACAGAGCAGGAGCTGAAGGATGCGCTGGACACATTTGCCCGGGAGGTAGCGGCTTTCGAGCGGGAGAGGAGGGGGTATGCGGCCTGCGATAGAGGCATGAGGCTCGGGTTTGGGGCGGGGAGGAGGTGGAAGACCGTGTTGAACTTCGTGGAGAAGAAAGATCCCACACTGTTCGGCGATATAGAGCGTTATATGTCAACCAAGCTTAATAGGGTCTGGGACGATAAGACTGTGAAGACTGCCGAGGAGAAGCCCGTGGGTTGGGTCTGTTATGAGTGGCGCTAG